A region of the Flavobacteriaceae bacterium MAR_2010_188 genome:
TTCTACGGAAACATCAAAAGCCTGGCGAATTAACTTTTTATCTTCAACCGTAAGCGTTTGATAACTTACTTTTAGAAGCTCTTTATAGGCCTTGGCAATTGCAGAATTTTCTTTTTCAATCTCGACTTCGGACATAAAACTAATGTAACAATAACAATTTTAATGGGCAATATTTATACCGAATTAATCGACTAACAAAGATGTCTGATGTTGTCAATTAAGAAGTCAATTATTGAACTTTTAATTTGAAGAATTTAAAGTTTTGAGAAAGGAAAAATGGACTATTTACTCCGATCCGTTTGTCGATTGATCTTACGGATAGCCTGTTCAATGGATTTCTCTGGTTCTATGATATTATATTCTCCCCAGAATTCGGGATCTTGAAAACCTGAGGCTTCATCTGCCAAAATTACCGAAGGTCTAAGTTGGTTTTTAACTTTATTGGTATCTGTAGAATTCATTTCCCAGTCCGTTATGACCATTTCAGAATTTAAGGTATATACACTGTTGAACAATTTCCCTTTCCAGTCTACCTTAAAAGTAAGTTGAATGTTGCTGTAACCATAATACCATTTACCATCTTTGTTTTTGTAATCGACCCTATACTTTGCTTCAGTTGGAAAAACACTTACTCTTCTAGGTTTTCTCTGCACAAATAAATTGGCAGCTAATTCTTCGTTTTCTACATTAAGATCATAAATTGCACTGTTTAGTGCATAAGTCGCTGCATCCACATAAATTTTTCCAAAGTAAAGTGGAGACAAAATCTGAGGCTTTTGTTTGAAACTGATTACGTAAACCAATCGATTGTCAATTCTGGTAGAGTTCTCCATCTTAAAATCATACACATCGAGAAAATCATCGCTAAAGACAAACTCTTGATATTTGATGAGGTCGGAATATAAGGTGTTGAAAGGGCCTCCCTGCAATTTCAGCGCAATGGTATCTAGTTTTGAATAGTTGGTGCTCTTTCTAGATTTTAACAAGATAACTTTATCGGTTCTGTCGGAATTGTAAGGCTGCTTATAAACATCTACAACTGCTTCTGCCAACGAGGCATTTTGCCTTCTTTTTTTTATGGTTTCTCGGTAGAAGGCGGTCATGAGTGTGCTCTGGTTTAGATAATTAATATCTTTGCGCTTTAGCATTTCCGTGACAATTTCTCCGGCAGATTTCGGTATGTTAATATTTACCTCGCCCAAATTGGTAACCAGTCTAGTTAATGAAAACTTGTTATCCTCTTTTTTCAACTCAGAAATCTTGACCGTTAATTTTTCGAAACCCAAATAGCTAATGATAAGATTTCGGTCTAAGTATTCGTTCGGGATTTTAAGAAGAAATTCACCTTCAGTATTTGTAACGGTTCTAATATTGGTATTCTCGATTTCTAAATCTGCAAAAACCAATTCGTCGCCATTTTCCGCATCTTCAATTTCTCCTGTAAATTCAGTGTAAGATTGGTCGCTCTCAGTATTTTGAAACAAGGCAAAAGATTGGCAAGATACACCCAAAATTAATACTAAAGTTATCAGTAAGAGTTGAGATTTTATGTTGAATCTAATGCGGATGAATTTCATATTAAACAATTGAGATTAGCGAATGACGTAGGTTAAGATACTAAAAACCAATGAGCTTAATCCGCCAATAATTGTTAATTTTTGTTGAGAAAACTACAATTCGAAAGCATTATTATTTACAAAGAATATCGAATTAACCAGGAACAGCTTTCCGTTTTCCCAAAAGCTTCTAAACAATACATCATCCACAAAATAGATAAAGCTACCGCTCCCCATTCGTTCCTCACCAAAGACCACAGTTTCTCCTAAATTCTTGATTGCTTCGGAGCCAGTAAAACCCGAAACGCTTTTAGCTCCTTCAGCTAAATACCCAACGTTGTATCCACGATCCAAAAGACTATAAGAATCGTTTCCAAGTTTTAAGGTGAAATAGTAATCAGGGTAGCCAAATGCCATTGGGTGGGTATTATCTAATTTCGTTTTAAAAATTGCTCCGGTTATCAGGTTTTTGGCGTATTCTCTTTCTCTATCTGCGTACGGAACAAGATTTTTGGTTGAATCTTTTTTGTCTTCATCAGTTTCAGGTTTTTTCTTGTTCTTCAAATTGAAACCTTCTTTGTCCACAAACGAATTTAATGCGCCATCAATGGCGACAAGTTTTCCGCCACCTTTTACAAAATCCTTAATTTTTTCCATTATTGGCTCTTTCATTAAACCGCCGTAATATCCGTTTGGCATAATCAGGACGTTGTATTTTCCTAAATCAACATCATCTAAATCATCCGTATTTATGGATGTTACTGGATATTTTAACTGTTGTTCAAAAAAGTGCCATAACGCGCCATAGCTTAATGATGACGTATATTTCCCAGAAAGCATTGCAACTTTCTGTTTGTTTATCAGTTTTATATCTGGCGAACCAAAATCTGGACCCGCAGTAGCAAATCCGGAAGTCGCAGCATGCAGGGTTCTGTTGTGTGCATTTGCGATGCTTACCAATTTGCTATCAAAATCCTCAATTTTTTTATTATCTCCTCTTGTTATAATCAATGAACCTCGGTTAAAGGCAACGCCATCTGAAGAAAAAGGCTTTTCTGTAAAACGTACCCTAAAATCTGAATTTACCAACTCTGCCAAAAACTTGCCGTCGTTCAACGAGGTCCAATTTAAAATGTAGGCAGTAGAGCTTTTATTTTCAGAATTAATAACTGAATTTACGGTTGTGGTTTGAGTGCCAATGATTTTCTCGCTTTGTATGCCGTCCAATCCATAGGCATATGGTAAACTCCAAGCTGTAATATCGTAAGTTAAAGAATCGCTGAGCATAGCGTCTGGTTCAAAAAGAACTTTTACCATTTTTCCTTTTGGTTGATCAACACTTACCACTAAATCGGCCGAAGTAGTTTCAAACGAACCTGATTTATTAGTGGAATAGTTGTAACCAGTAGATTTTCCTTTTGAAGAGAAGCCATATTTAATCTCGTGACGTTTCAACAAATCTGCGACCGCAGCGATCTTATCCGGATTTCCTCTTAAAACGTAACTTCTATTTTTTAGAGAGCTCGTATCAAAAAAGTTTTTGAATTGGGTATTTAATTGTTCAACATTTTGAGAAGCAACTTCAACGGTAGAAAGCCCAGTTGTGGTATGATGAGCAACCCGATCCTTTAAGGAGAGTTCAACGCCTTCATCTGTAATAATCCCCAAACCGCCACGTCCGTGACCAGCTTGCTCAAAGGTCATCCCAATTGCTCCCATATACATTGGGTAGGTATCGCCATAACTCGGGTAAAGTAAATCGAATCGTTCTTTGGTAAAATATAACCAGCCATTTTTATCAAAATAAGAAGCGTTGTTCTTACCGATTTTTGTCTGGAATTCTCGCTGCCAATCAGTGATGATTTCGTGATATGGTTCTGCGGCTGGTGCAAAATAATAAGGTGCGTTGATGCCTTGTTCATGAAAATCTACATGAACTTGTGGCAACCATTTATTGTAAATTTTTAGTCGAGATTGAGATTCTATCTGGGTTGCCCATGCCCAATCGCGATTTAAATCGAATAGATAATGATTCGGTCTCCCGCCCGGCCATGGCTCATTATGTTCGCTCGCTTGTGGATCTGTATCGTAAGGGGTGCTTTTGGTTTCATTATACCAATTTGCGTAACGATCTCTACCATCCGGATTGATACAAGGGTCAATGATGACCAAAACATTTTTTAGCCATTCTTGTTTTTCTGTGAGTAACTTATAAAGAGTATTCATAGAAGCTTCGGTGCTTGAGGCTTCATTTCCGTGCACATTATAACTTAACCAAACGATTGCCACTTCGTTAGAAGATGGGCTACCATCTAATAGACCAGCTCTTTTTAGGTTATTCTCACGAATAGTTTCAATATTCCGCATATTTTCTTCAGAAGAAACGTAGGCAACATATAACGGCCTTCTTTCATAAGTTTCACCATAATTTACAAGCTTTACTTGATTCGGCATTTCTTCGGCAACCTCTTTAAAATAATCTACAACCTGACTGTGTCGGCTAAATTGAGTCCCGATTTCGTAGCCAAGAAAATCGCTCGGAGAAGTTATAGATTGTGAAAATGTTGGTGATAAAGAGAAAAAGTAAAGGGTAAGGACGAATAGAAATGACTTCATTTAAAAAATGTTTTAGTATGAAGTAAAGATAGAAACCGCTGATGAATTAACTAAAAATTAGTACTTAAAAAAAATTTAAGATTCTATATTTACCGTCCACTTAAAAACCAACTATGCCGTCGGACAGTATTCCTTTTAAGGAGACAAATTATTTTTCTCAAATTATTTGCGATTACTTAGATGAAAAGCCCGAACTGAATCCTTTCTATAATCAGTTTCCTCGATTAGAAAATTTTAAACTTCAAATTGAAGAAAAAGCCAAAAATTATGACCAAGAATTCCGTGAGGTCCTGGTTAAGAGCTTACATAATCAGTACCGCGATGTTTCCACTTCGGATTTAACCAAAAGCCACATAGAATCTTTAAGTAATAACAATACTTATACGATAGTTACTGGGCATCAGTTAAATCTTTTTACGGGTCCACTTTACTTTTTTTACAAGATTATTTCTACCATCAACCTTTGCAAGATTTTAAAGCTGAAATATCCGACTTCCAATTTTGTACCGATTTATTGGATGGCGACCGAAGATCATGATTTTGAAGAAATCAACTATTTTAATTTTGAAGGCAAAAAGGTTCAGTGGAACCGCGATGCTTCTGGTCCTGTTGGTCACCTAAAGCTACTTGGTTTGGATGAAATCTTCAAAGTTTTTTCTAAACATTTAAATGACTCTGAAAATTCCGATAAACTAAAAAAACTCTTTACCGACGCCTATCTTAAAAACGAAAATCTTACCGATGCCATGCGTTTTTTGGTCAATGAGCTCTTTAAAGATGAAGGTTTAGTGATTATTGATGGAGACGATAAGGACTTAAAAACGCTCTTTAAACCGACCATGCAAAAGGAGATTATCGAGAATATTTCTTTTAAAAAGGCCGAAGAAACCATCGATGAAATCAACAAACTCGGAGCTAATTATAAAGTTCAGGTTAATCCAAGGGAAATAAACCTTTTTTACATCAAGGAGAATTTACGGGAACGCATTGTGGAACTAGAGGGCAAGTTTTACGTGAATGATTCAGATATGTCCTGGGACAAAGCAGGAATCATGCAGGAGTTAGATGCGCATCCAGAGCGTTTTAGTCCAAACGTAATTATGCGCCCGGTTTATCAAGAACAGATTTTACCTAATCTTTGCTATATCGGTGGAGGTGGAGAATTGGCGTATTGGCTTCAACTTAAATCGACTTTTAAAGCTTACGATATTACCTTTCCGTTTTTATTATTAAGAAACTCGGCCTTAATATTAACCGAGACTCATCTTAAAAAAATCGATAAGCTTAATGTAGAGGTGAAGGATTTATTTTTGAAGAATTCAGAATTAAGAACTTTGGTTACCAAAAGAGTATCAGAGATATCCCTTGATTTTTCTGAACAAAAACAACATTTAAAGAACCAATTTGAAGATTTATACAAACTGGCTGAAGAAACTGATGCTTCTTTTAAAGGTGCTGTTGCTGCTCAGCAGCGTAAACAGATAAAAGGTTTAGAAAATCTTGAAAAGCGTTTGCTGAAAGCACAAAAGCGAAAGGTGAGTGATTATTTAGAGCGAGTTACGGAAATTCAAAATGAATTATTCCCCAGTCATAGTCTGCAAGAGCGAAACTCGAATTTCTCCGAATTTTATATGAGATACGGTGAAGCCTTCAAACTAAAATTACTGCAAAATCTAGAACCTCTAAAATTCGAATTCCTGGTCCTAGAAATTTAAAAAATTAGGCGGCAGCTAAAACGGTTTTTAGAAATCAATCCTTATTTTTGCGCATGCAGCACGATAAGGTACTTATATTGGATTTTGGGTCACAGTATACCCAACTAATTGCAAGGAGAGTTAGGGAACTCAACATCTACTCAGAAATACATCCTTACAACAAACCACCAGAAAACATAAAGGAATACAAAGCGGTTATACTTTCGGGTAGCCCGTTTTCCGTGCGCGCAGAAAATGCTCCACATCCAAATCTAAAAGATATCAAAGGAAAGATTCCGCTATTAGGGGTGTGTTATGGCGCCCAATATTTGGCCCATTTTGGTGGAGGTGAAGTAGCGCCTTCCAATACTAGGGAATACGGCCGAGCAAATTTAAATACGGTGAGCAGCGATGATTTTCTAAGTGGTATTTCCGAAAATAGCCAAGTATGGATGAGCCACAGCGACACGATTAAAACGCTTCCGGAAAATTCGACTTTGCTAGCCAGTACTTCCGACGTAAAACATGCTGCTTATAAATTAAATGAAGAGCAGACCTATGGAATCCAATTTCATCCTGAAGTTTACCATACCACTGACGGAAAAAAACTTTTAGAAAACTTTTTAGTTAAGATCGCTAGAATCAATCAGGACTGGACCCCACAATCTTTTGTCGAGGAAACCGTTACTGACCTTAAGGAAAAACTTAAAGATGACAAGGTGGTCCTTGGCCTTAGTGGAGGCGTAGATTCTTCTGTGGCAGCCATGTTGTTGCACAAGGCAATTGGCAAAAATCTTTACTGCATATTTGTAAACAACGGATTATTAAGAAAAGATGAGTTTACCAATGTTCTTGAACAGTATGAAGGAATGGGCTTAAATGTAAAGGGTGTCGATGCTTCGGCACGTTTTTTGGATGCCTTGGAAAATGTTAGCGACCCAGAATTAAAGCGTAAAGCTATTGGCCGCGTGTTCATTGAAGTATTTGATGATGAAGCTCATAGGATTGAGGATGTAAAATGGTTGGCTCAGGGTACTATTTATCCAGATGTGATAGAAAGTGTTTCTGCAACCGGTGGGCCTTCTGCGACCATTAAAAGTCATCATAATGTTGGTGGTTTACCAGATTACATGAAGTTGAAAATCGTTGAGCCATTAAAATCCTTGTTTAAGGATGAGGTAAGACGTGTAGGCGCTTCGATGAATATGGCTGAAGATATTTTGAAACGTCATCCATTTCCAGGTCCTGGTTTAGCGATTAGGATTTTAGGAGAGATTACAAGAGAAAACGTTCGCATTTTACAAGAAGTTGATGCTATTTTTATAAATGGTTTAAAAACGTGGAATTTGTACGATGAAGTTTGGCAAGCGGGTGCTATATTATTACCGGTTAATTCGGTAGGTGTAATGGGAGATGAGCGGACTTACGAAAAATGTGTGGCGTTACGAGCGGTAGAAAGTACCGACGGAATGACCGCAGATTGGGTAAATTTACCCTATGAGTTTTTGCAAAAAACCTCCAATGATATTATTAACAAAGTAAAAGGTGTGAATAGGGTAGTTTATGATATTAGTTCTAAACCTCCCGCAACCATTGAATGGGAATAGTATTGCCCTAAAATAAATAGATCAATAGCAAAAATGAAAAGACTTTTTATAATTCTATGTTTCTCGGTGTGTTGTGCTCTACAAGTAAACGCGCAACAATATATTACTCACGAAGTAAAATCGGGAGAAACCATCGAAAGCATTGCCAAACAATATTCAGTCACCCCAAAAGATTTACTGGCTCTTAATCCAGATGCAAAAGACGGAGTTAAGAAGTATGACATCATTGTAATTCCTACTGCGAAGATGGACAAAGAAGCCAAAGAAGATTTGGTTTCGGACACAAGAGAGCTAGTTGGTTACACCACTCACAAAACCAAGAGAAAAGAAACACTATATAGCATCTCCAAAGAATATAATGTTTCTATTGATGAGATTAAAAAGCATAATACCTTTTTATACTCTAGCAATCTTAGGAAGAATGATAAAATCCGAATTCCTAAATATAAAACCGTTATAAGCACTTCGCCTTTAAATGCGGATACCAAATCTTATACAGTATTACCAAAGGAAGGAAAATGGAGAGTTGCTTATAAATTTGGATTAACTGTTCCTGAACTTGAAGCGTTGAATCCTGAAATGAGTGAAATTCTTCAACCTGGAGATAAATTAAACGTTCCAAATATTGCCAATAATAAAGAAAAAGTAGTAGAAGAAAATTACAATTATTACACTGTTCTTAAGAGTGAAGGCTATATGGCCTTAGAAAGAAAACTTGGATTGAATAAGGATGCATTAGTAAAGTTGAATCCGGGGCTAGAACATGATGGACTTAAATTGGGAATGGTCTTAAAAATTCCCAAGGATATTGAAGTTTTTGAAGCTCCTGAAAGTGTAAAGACGTCCAATCTCGCTTCTAGAATTACCAATTTTAAGCCTAAGAAAATAGGGTTGATGCTTCCTTACAGTCTTCATAAGATAGATGTGGATTCAGTATCAGATGCCAAGCGAGCTATTAGGGACAATATGCTTCTCTCTGTTTCTCTAGACTTTCAATCTGGAGTAATGATTGCTTTAGACTCTGCGAAACAACTTGGTATTTCCACAAATCTTAAAGTTTTCGATACAAGAAACCATTCTACAGGAGTATCAAAAATTTTGAGTGAGAACAATTTTGAAGATTACGACGCGGTAATCGGACCAATGATGGAAGTTCATTTTGATCGCATTGCAAACGAACTAAAACGTTTTGAAGTGCCTGCGATTTCGCCTTTAACGACACCATCAAATCTTTATTCTAATGTTTACCAAACCGTTCCTACCAAGGATGTTCTAGAAAAAACGATGATTGATTTTGTCAAAAAGGATTCAACTGCAAATATTATCATTGTTTCGGACTCCAAACACAAGCCTAGCAGCGATAGGATTAAAGCTGCGTTTCCTTCGGCTAAGCAAATTTTTGCCAAAAGAGATAAGGAAGGTAAAGAACAATTCTATATAACTATTGGGAGTTTAGAAAATGTGTTTAGAGAAGGTAAAAAGAATATCGTTTTCCTAGAATCAGAGCATGAAGGTTTTATTTCTAATGTTACGAGTATGGTTAATGGATTTAATACTGCGGATCAGGAAATCATACTAATGACAACCGATAAGAATAATGGTTTTGAAGGCGAATCTGTTTCTAACCTGCATCTTTCAAAATTAAAATTTCATTATCCATCGGTCAACCGTTCATTTAATACCGAAAGCCAGAATAGCTTTGTAAGAACTTACAAATCTATTTATGGAGTTGTTCCAAATAAATATGCTACCAGAGGTTTCGACTTAACCATGGATGTATTGTTGAGATTGTCTGTAGGGGAAAGTTTTTATGAATCTTCCCAAAACGATATCGAGACAGAATATGTCGAAAATAAGTTTAGATATGGCAAAAAGATGTTTGGGGGTTATGTGAATGAATCCGTTTACATCGTTCGCTACGATGACCTCGCGATTGTTCAAGTTCAGTAATTTCATATTTTTTTTAGATTAAATATTTAGTTTCAATAATGTAATTCACAATATTAGCGGCCATTCATCGTTTTTATTCTCACACAATTATTTAGAATATTTTTTCTTAAATCGTTCACTTATGCTAATAAAGGTCTTAGTCTTTGCTGTCTTCTTTTTGATTTTTAGTGGTGAAAAACCCGTTTCATGGAATAATCATTTCAAACTTTCTTGGAAGGATTTTAGAGGTGAAGCCAAGTCTAATACCAAGGCGGTAGCAGTAACTTCAAGTGGCATCACCTTTTCATATTCTTTAAAACGCACTAATGACAAAATCGTAGATTTTGAAACATTTGTACATGCGCATTTTTATCCCGAAAATTCTTGGTATAACAAAGAAAAGTCCGATGCCTATATCTTGGCTCACGAGCAACTGCATTTTGATATTACAGAACTTCACGTTAGAAAATTAAGAAAGAATTTAGCGGAGCTTAAAGTTTCCGAAAATCTTAAATCAGAACTTAATTCTCTGCATGAGAAAGCAAATTCTGAGCTGCGGACTATGCAATTGTTATATGATGAAGAAAGTAAGAATTCCATTGATGTCAACAATCAAAAGAAGTGGATAACCTTTGTCAATACTCAATTAGCTCTTTACAAGCAGTATAGCTCTAAGTAGACCAGTGGCGAGTAGAGAATTTCCTATTAAATTTTAATTCTCTATTATCTCTTCCATATCTTCTAGTATTGTCATTTCTTCTTTGTAAATTTGCAGGCGTTTACAAGCGCAATATGGCAACCAGCACAAAATATATATTTGTTACCGGAGGTGTAACTTCTTCTCTAGGAAAAGGTATCATCGCCGCCTCTTTGGCGAAACTTCTGCAAGCGCAAGGTTACCGTACAACTATCCAGAAATTAGACCCTTATATCAACGTAGATCCAGGTACTTTAAATCCTTATGAGCATGGCGAATGCTATGTTACGGACGACGGCGCAGAAACGGATTTAGACCTTGGACATTACGAACGTTTTTTAAATGTTCCTACTAGCCAGTCTAATAACGTAACCACCGGAAGAATTTATCAAAGCGTTATTGAAAAAGAACGTAGAGGTGAATTTCTGGGCAAGACCGTTCAGGTGATTCCGCATATTACGGATGAAATTAAGGAGCGCATCCAACTTTTGGGTCTTTCTGGTGAATATGATATCGTAATTACCGAAATCGGTGGTACCGTCGGGGATATTGAATCCTTACCTTATATTGAAGCAGTTAGACAGTTAAGATGGGATTTAGGAGAGCATAATGCACTCGTCATACATCTTACACTTATACCTTTTTTATCCGCTGCCGGCGAACTTAAAACAAAACCGACTCAACATAGCGTAAAAACTTTGATGGAAAGTGGGGTACAAGCAGATGTACTGGTCTGCCGTACCGAACACGAACTTCCTGAAGATTTACGGAGTAAATTAGCTCTTTTCTGCAATGTTAGACAAGAAGCGGTTATTCAATCGATTGATGCGTCTACTATTTACGACGTGCCTAAATTGATGCAAGAACAAGAACTAGATAAAGTTGTTCTTAAGAAATTAGATTTACCCTGGTCAGAACCAAATTTAGATAGATGGAATGTCTTTCTAGACCGTCATAAAAATCCTAAGGGCGAGGTAACTATTGGTCTTATTGGTAAATATGTAGAGTTACAGGATTCATACAAATCAATTCTAGAATCATTTATTCATGCCGGCGCGGAAAATGAAGTGAGAGTGAAAGTTCAAGCCATTCATTCAGAATACCTAACTCCTAAAAACGCAAAAGAAAAACTAAGTCATTTACATGGGGTGCTTGTAGCACCAGGATTTGGTGAAAGAGGTATCGAAGGTAAGATTGATGCTATTCGCTATGTGAGAGAGAATAATATTCCGTTTTTTGGGGTCTGTTTAGGGATGCAGATGGCAGTTATTGAATACGCTAGAAATGTAATGGGATTAAAAACGGCCAATTCGACCGAGATGGATCCCGAAACAGAATTTCCGGTGATTGATTTAATGGAATCCCAAAAATCAATTCAGGATAAAGGCGGCACGATGAGATTGGGAGCTTGGGAATGTAAATTGAAAGATGGAAGCAAGGTCCGTGAAATTTACGGCAACGAAACCATCATGGAGCGTCACAGACACCGTTATGAGCTTAATAATCTATACAAGGAAGACTTAGAAAATGCAGGGATGGTCGCAACCGGTTTTAATCCAGAAACCAATCTGGTCGAAATCGTTGAGATTCCCGATCACGATTGGTTTGTAGGCGTGCAGTACCATCCAGAATATAAAAGTACCGTAGCGAATCCACATCCTCTTTTCGTGGCATTTGTAAAAGCTGCACTTAATTATAAAAACGAGTCTAAGGGTGTCACTATGGCACAAAAACAATAATGGTCGCATAATTGTTTGCTACGACCCCGACTAACTACGTACAATTGATTTGTCTTTAAATGGAAGAAAAAAAATTTGATCTAAATTCTTTAATAGGATTTATACTGATCTTTGGAATAATGTTATTCTGGTTTTACAAAAATCAGCCAACTCCCGAAGAACTTGAAGAACAGGAAAGAGCAAAACAAGAACAGGTTGAAGCAGAGCGTCAGGACTCAAATCCTGAAGATACCAAGCAAGTCACTACTAACGACTTTCGCAACCAGCCAGCTTCAGATTCAATAAGAAATATTCAACTTCAAAATACAGTAGGCTCCTTTGCTTACGCTTCAAATTTACCTTCCGCAACAGACAAGGAAACCGGTGTAGAAACGGAATTCTTCAAATTAAAATTTAGCAATAAAGGGGGTTACCTTTCTGAGGTTGTACTTAAAAAATATGTCGATTACGATTCCTTGCCGATTTACTTGGTTAAAGATGGCAATACCAGATTCAACCTTACTTTCGGAACTACTGATAACAGAACTTTAAATACTCAAGACCAATATTTTCAACCAACAGTTACGGAGAATGGCGAAAATACCATCGTTTCGATGAAGCTCAAAACTTCTGAAAGCGATTTTCTGGAATATCGATACGTGATTAGGCCAGCGGATTACATGATAGATTTCTCTATTATATCGCAAGGTTTAGATGATGTATTGAATAGTTCGCAAGACATCGTTCTAGATTGGGAGATGAAAGGCCTTCGACATGATAAGAGTATTTCCTATGAAAATCGATATACGCGATTAACCTACCAGCATGACGATAGAAATAAAGTAGACAAACTTGATCAAGGTGGGGAAGATGAAGAAATTGAAGAAGATGTTAACTGGATTTCTTTCCGTCAGCATTTCTTTAGTTCTATACTTATCGCAGATAAGCCACTAAAAAAAGCCAATCTCGCCTCGGTAGATCTTGTCGAGGACGAAGATATTGATACCGTTTTTACCAAGCATTATTTGGCGAAAATGCCTTTGAGTCTACAAGCTGGAAACTTAAACAGAAATCTTAAATTTTACTACGGTCCTACGGATAGTAAAATCCTAAAAAAATATGATGAAGATTTAGAGAAGAGCATCCCGTTTGGTTGGGGAATCTTTGGCT
Encoded here:
- a CDS encoding amino acid/amide ABC transporter substrate-binding protein, HAAT family; amino-acid sequence: MKRLFIILCFSVCCALQVNAQQYITHEVKSGETIESIAKQYSVTPKDLLALNPDAKDGVKKYDIIVIPTAKMDKEAKEDLVSDTRELVGYTTHKTKRKETLYSISKEYNVSIDEIKKHNTFLYSSNLRKNDKIRIPKYKTVISTSPLNADTKSYTVLPKEGKWRVAYKFGLTVPELEALNPEMSEILQPGDKLNVPNIANNKEKVVEENYNYYTVLKSEGYMALERKLGLNKDALVKLNPGLEHDGLKLGMVLKIPKDIEVFEAPESVKTSNLASRITNFKPKKIGLMLPYSLHKIDVDSVSDAKRAIRDNMLLSVSLDFQSGVMIALDSAKQLGISTNLKVFDTRNHSTGVSKILSENNFEDYDAVIGPMMEVHFDRIANELKRFEVPAISPLTTPSNLYSNVYQTVPTKDVLEKTMIDFVKKDSTANIIIVSDSKHKPSSDRIKAAFPSAKQIFAKRDKEGKEQFYITIGSLENVFREGKKNIVFLESEHEGFISNVTSMVNGFNTADQEIILMTTDKNNGFEGESVSNLHLSKLKFHYPSVNRSFNTESQNSFVRTYKSIYGVVPNKYATRGFDLTMDVLLRLSVGESFYESSQNDIETEYVENKFRYGKKMFGGYVNESVYIVRYDDLAIVQVQ
- a CDS encoding CTP synthase gives rise to the protein MATSTKYIFVTGGVTSSLGKGIIAASLAKLLQAQGYRTTIQKLDPYINVDPGTLNPYEHGECYVTDDGAETDLDLGHYERFLNVPTSQSNNVTTGRIYQSVIEKERRGEFLGKTVQVIPHITDEIKERIQLLGLSGEYDIVITEIGGTVGDIESLPYIEAVRQLRWDLGEHNALVIHLTLIPFLSAAGELKTKPTQHSVKTLMESGVQADVLVCRTEHELPEDLRSKLALFCNVRQEAVIQSIDASTIYDVPKLMQEQELDKVVLKKLDLPWSEPNLDRWNVFLDRHKNPKGEVTIGLIGKYVELQDSYKSILESFIHAGAENEVRVKVQAIHSEYLTPKNAKEKLSHLHGVLVAPGFGERGIEGKIDAIRYVRENNIPFFGVCLGMQMAVIEYARNVMGLKTANSTEMDPETEFPVIDLMESQKSIQDKGGTMRLGAWECKLKDGSKVREIYGNETIMERHRHRYELNNLYKEDLENAGMVATGFNPETNLVEIVEIPDHDWFVGVQYHPEYKSTVANPHPLFVAFVKAALNYKNESKGVTMAQKQ
- a CDS encoding protein translocase subunit yidC translates to MEEKKFDLNSLIGFILIFGIMLFWFYKNQPTPEELEEQERAKQEQVEAERQDSNPEDTKQVTTNDFRNQPASDSIRNIQLQNTVGSFAYASNLPSATDKETGVETEFFKLKFSNKGGYLSEVVLKKYVDYDSLPIYLVKDGNTRFNLTFGTTDNRTLNTQDQYFQPTVTENGENTIVSMKLKTSESDFLEYRYVIRPADYMIDFSIISQGLDDVLNSSQDIVLDWEMKGLRHDKSISYENRYTRLTYQHDDRNKVDKLDQGGEDEEIEEDVNWISFRQHFFSSILIADKPLKKANLASVDLVEDEDIDTVFTKHYLAKMPLSLQAGNLNRNLKFYYGPTDSKILKKYDEDLEKSIPFGWGIFGWINKALFIPLFGFLSGFMSYGIAIIVMTILIKLLLSFVQYKQFLSQAKLKILKPELDVIREKYKDNKLKAQQETMALQSKAGASPLSGCLPGIMQIPVFYALFMFFPTAFDLRQKKFLWVDDLSSYDVIAELPFNIPFYGDHVSLFPILAGIAIFFYMKMTTGQQMASQPTAEGMPDMAKMMKYMIYFSPIMMIVFFNQYASGLSLYYFISNLISIGIMLVIKNFILDENKIHAQIQEKKKKPKKENRFQRKMQEMMEAAEKQKNSQGKR